A window from Citrus sinensis cultivar Valencia sweet orange chromosome 5, DVS_A1.0, whole genome shotgun sequence encodes these proteins:
- the LOC102618223 gene encoding auxilin-like protein 1 isoform X1, which produces MEYQKVSSASFSKKFTKRHSHSFSGTSIYDGVFSGPMKVASYIEEDYGEIFGGSRSSSIPVLDVPELNERKITVDVKSSKLDYSKIFGGFREFDFAVSHEELSGKSKKKDSFVQEARTAAETGSYPPNFSVENKVLPREASYQSIDGVKEFKMSYHKANQERRNETTGTTHVTQLHAVPGYTCLIDGFSPSRMTEGDKPLSSALNGTHLNNNFSGELREGKHSRKASPVPSPGGARKQGSRDGVKFQSKYNHSRSSSNDMLFEECESGPRTHPSKVPLPSSLSDSYGNNRGAFNTSMGSKMRASKSNSFEDAAGFCSPPYFEEEVDTNSVAAASAAAVLKAIEEAQARIKMAKEIMERKKDGLQDHVKMRFNDGPKTEERREGKLTDKTNKFSEEVRRKCAKDDAPMQVFGSSRMQNAKKAGEIPPDFRERDDLFVAIEAPAGTQGDKHNSTLMDHGQEEMKDLKADKGEGIETKVQSAKNFELKERILTMKMFEQPDENSENFKAFEEPHIQEEVERNFTQEEVEKKLNTVQGACEFKEGAYEQKSGQGAHDQGEYGKKLLVTGLQDEKEVTFKAVHGVEACEKKQRKQWERNANETKLKILLEEQEEGRMKPMVAVLQEEKEVTFKATLGVEAHQKKQRRLWAPNANENKLLMQELKDNEHMKIRLLKDEQVWLENEKKQKEVLEQKETVIRSEDVLEREENGAELSETSDYEENGKRSGVTCDNVESEKQQKEGCGLEVNDEEQEGVNGREGAEKTSAEALEQETVKVRINEFLSVEQSGKKLEEHVGLGAKERLLEAEENEPMLKQANQMGEIEKRLRESCEVGETENLQTEIDQREEDVKMKVTQEACDHFKNNLEAAYDIYTQDKIEIQSETLEASIDDVNNECLEVPSHEESGRVMEGIQASSEYKEMETEAIVVDLANDQEEEGIFEVETADIAQVLFEHDVIEKQVKDATEAQAFEYIGLNVGVSGMGVEELASESEEKFEDAEEVEGSINLGKDESDSESSNQERLVDNGENMESTEMTQNTQTSQSTEQYEENHSESLKTEGMEVEGTMQKEVELQKEWVEKIDLAKEKEIEREKERIAVERAIREARERAFTEAREKAERVAVQKANAEARRRAMTEAREMLEKASGEVNHKSSTDKTSVEARLKAERAAVERATAEARMRALEKAISDKAASKGRNQAVKSSGPYRENGMRNGSASNDSLSKRSGPTKGSRSSNYSSHDVPHSTEKFDGVNGEPVQRHKARLESHQRIAERAAKALAEKNMRDLLAQKEQAERNRLAEALDADVKRWSRGKAGNLRALLSTLQYILGPDSGWQPIPLTDLIATAAVKKAYKKATLVVHPDKLQQRGASIQQKYTCEKVFDLLKEAWNRFNAEER; this is translated from the exons atgGAATACCAGAAAGTCTCCTCTGCTTCGTTCTCTAAGAAGTTCACGAAGAGGCATAGCCACAGCTTCAGTGGAACGAGTATTTACGACGGCGTTTTCAGTGGTCCAATGAAGGTTGCCTCTTATATAGAGGAAGACTACGGTGAGATATTTGGTGGCTCACGTAGTTCTTCGATTCCGGTCCTTGATGTTCCTGAGCTGAATGAGAGAAAGATTACGGTTGATGTTAAAAGCTCCAAGCTTGATTACTCGAAGATTTTTGGCGGTTTTCgagaatttgattttgcagtTTCCCATGAGGAGCTCTCTggtaaatcaaagaaaaaagacagtTTTGTTCAAGAAGCTCG gacTGCAGCTGAGACAGGATCATATCCCCCTAACTTTTCAGTGGAAAATAAAGTTTTGCCTCGTGAAGCTTCTTACCAGTCAATTGATGGTGTGAAGGAGTTCAAAATGTCTTATCATAAAGCCAaccaagaaagaagaaatgagACAACTGGGACAACACATGTAACTCAGCTCCATGCTGTTCCAGGCTATACTTGTTTAATCGATGGATTTTCTCCCTCCCGGATGACTGAGGGTGACAAGCCATTGTCATCAGCATTAAATGGAACTCATCTTAATAATAACTTCAGCGGGGAGTTAAGGGAAGGCAAACATAGCAGGAAAGCTTCACCAGTCCCTTCACCCGGTGGTGCTAGGAAACAGGGTTCTAGAGATGGTGTTAAATTCCAAAGCAAATACAATCACAGTAGATCCAGTTCAAATGATATGTTATTTGAAGAATGTGAATCTGGCCCTAGGACTCACCCTTCAAAAGTGCCACTGCCTTCAAGTCTGTCAGACAGCTATGGCAATAACAGGGGGGCTTTCAACACATCAATGGGTTCGAAGATGCGGGCTTCCAAGAGTAATTCTTTTGAAGATGCTGCTGGATTTTGCTCACCACCTTATTTTGAAGAGGAAGTAGACACAAATTCAGTTGCTGCTGCCTCTGCAGCTGCTGTGCTAAAGGCAATAGAGGAGGCCCAAGCAAGGATAAAAATGGCAAAAGAAATAATGGAAAGGAAAAAGGATGGTCTTCAAGATCATGTGAAAATGAGATTTAATGATGGTCCAAAGACTGAGGAGAGAAGAGAAGGTAAGTTGACagataaaacaaacaaattcagTGAGGAGGTGCGGCGGAAATGTGCAAAAGATGATGCTCCAATGCAAGTTTTTGGCAGCTCAAGAATGCAAAATGCAAAGAAGGCAGGCGAAATTCCCCCAGACTTCAGAGAAAGGGATGATCTTTTTGTTGCCATAGAAGCTCCAGCTGGAACACAAGGGGACAAACATAATTCAACACTAATGGATCATGGGCAAGAAGAGATGAAGGATTTGAAAGCAGACAAAGGGGAAGGCATCGAGACAAAGGTGCAATCagcaaaaaattttgaattgaaagAGAGAATTTTGACTATGAAAATGTTTGAGCAGCCAGATGAAAATAGTGAGAACTTTAAAGCTTTTGAAGAGCCTCACATTCAGGAGGAGGTTGAGAGGAATTTCACTCAGGAAGAGGTTGAGAAGAAGTTGAACACAGTGCAAGGAGCTTGCGAGTTTAAAGAAGGTGCCTACGAACAGAAGTCAGGTCAAGGGGCCCATGATCAGGGAGAATATGGAAAGAAATTATTGGTCACTGGGCTTCAGGATGAAAAAGAGGTGACATTTAAAGCAGTCCATGGAGTAGAAGCTTGTGAAAAGAAACAGAGAAAGCAGTGGGAACGGAACGCAAATGAAACTAAGCTGAAAATCCTACTGGAGGAGCAGGAAGAAGGTAGAATGAAACCGATGGTTGCTGTGCTGCAGGAAGAAAAAGAGGTGACATTTAAAGCAACCCTCGGGGTAGAAGCTCATCAAAAGAAACAGAGAAGGCTTTGGGCACCTAATGCAAATGAGAATAAGCTATTGATGCAAGAACTGAAAGACAATGAGCATATGAAGATTAGGTTGTTAAAAGATGAGCAGGTGTGGTTGGAAAATGAGAAGAAACAGAAAGAGGTACTTGAGCAAAAAGAAACTGTTATCAGATCTGAAGATGTTCTTGAGAGGGAAGAGAATGGGGCAGAACTATCAGAAACTTCTGATTATgaagaaaatgggaaaagaAGTGGAGTAACTTGTGACAATGTAGAATCTGAGAAGCAACAAAAAGAAGGTTGCGGGTTGGAAGTAAATGACGAAGAACAAGAAGGCGTCAATGGTAGAGAAGGTGCTGAGAAGACATCTGCTGAAGCTCTGGAGCAGGAAACTGTTAAGGTGAGAATTAATGAATTCCTTAGCGTGGAACAAAGTGGGAAGAAATTGGAAGAGCATGTAGGGTTAGGAGCAAAAGAGAGGCTTTTAGAGGCTGAAGAAAATGAGCCAATGCTTAAACAGGCTAATCAGATGGGAGAAATTGAAAAGAGACTAAGAGAGAGTTGTGAAGTGGGGGAAActgaaaatttacaaacaGAGATTGATCAGAGAGAAGAAGATGTGAAAATGAAAGTAACCCAAGAGGCTTGTGACCACTTCAAGAACAATCTTGAGGCAGCTTATGATATATATACGcaggataaaattgaaattcaaagtGAGACCCTGGAAGCTTCCATAGATGATGTAAATAATGAATGTCTGGAGGTACCCTCCCATGAAGAGAGCGGCAGGGTTATGGAAGGAATTCAAGCTTCATCTGAATATAAAGAGATGGAAACAGAAGCAATCGTAGTTGATTTGGCAAATGACCAGGAAGAAGAAGGGATATTTGAGGTTGAAACAGCTGATATTGCTCAAGTTTTATTTGAACATGATGTGATAGAGAAGCAAGTGAAAGATGCAACTGAGGCTCAGGCTTTTGAATATATTGGGTTAAATGTAGGAGTATCTGGTATGGGTGTTGAAGAGCTGGCTTCAGAATCAGAAGAAAAATTTGAGGATGCCGAGGAGGTTGAAGGTTCAATTAATCTGGGAAAAGATGAGAGTGACTCTGAATCTTCCAATCAGGAGAGGTTGGTTGACAATGGGGAGAATATGGAAAGCACAGAAATGACACAGAATACCCAAACAAGCCAAAGTACGGAGCAGTACGAGGAGAATCATTCTGAATCCCTGAAAACCGAAGGGATGGAAGTTGAAGGAACCATGCAGAAAGAAGTGGAGCTACAGAAGGAATGGGTGGAGAAAATAGATCTTGCAAAAGAGAAGGaaatagaaagagagaagGAGAGAATAGCTGTGGAACGTGCCATTCGTGAAGCTCGTGAAAGGGCATTTACTGAAGCCCGAGAAAAGGCAGAAAGGGTTGCTGTACAGAAAGCTAATGCGGAAGCACGTCGAAGGGCAATGACTGAGGCCAGAGAAATGTTAGAGAAGGCTTCTGGAGAGGTGAATCACAAGTCATCAACAGATAAAACTTCCGTGGAAGCCAGACTTAAAGCTGAGCGTGCTGCTGTGGAGAGGGCAACTGCAGAGGCCAGGATGCGTGCCCTAGAAAAAGCAATCTCTGATAAGGCTGCCTCCAAGGGAAGAAATCAGGCTGTAAAATCCTCTGGTCCTTACAGAGAAAATGGAATGAGAAATGGCTCTGCTTCCAAT GATTCACTGTCCAAGCGCTCAGGTCCTACCAAAGGTTCAAGATCTTCTAATTATTCTAGTCATGATG TTCCTCATTCCACAGAGAAATTTGATGGAGTTAATGGTGAACCAGTTCAAAGACATAAAGCTAGGTTGGAGAGTCATCAGCGGATAGCAGAGCGCGCG GCAAAAGCTCTTGCAGAGAAGAACATGCGTGATCTACTTGCTCAGAAAGAACAAGCTGAGagaaat AGATTAGCAGAAGCTCTAGATGCTGATGTCAAAAGGTGGTCACGTGGGAAGGCTGGAAACTTGCGTGCGCTGCTTTCAACGCTACAATAT ATCCTTGGGCCTGATAGTGGTTGGCAGCCAATTCCACTAACAGATCTTATAGCAACTGCTGCTGTGAAGAAAGCATACAAGAAGGCCACACTTGTTGTTCATCCCGACAAGTTACAGCAGCGAGGTGCAAGTATACAGCAGAAGTACACATGTGAAAAGGTTTTTGATCTTCTAAAG
- the LOC102618223 gene encoding auxilin-like protein 1 isoform X3: protein MEYQKVSSASFSKKFTKRHSHSFSGTSIYDGVFSGPMKVASYIEEDYGEIFGGSRSSSIPVLDVPELNERKITVDVKSSKLDYSKIFGGFREFDFAVSHEELSGKSKKKDSFVQEARTAAETGSYPPNFSVENKVLPREASYQSIDGVKEFKMSYHKANQERRNETTGTTHVTQLHAVPGYTCLIDGFSPSRMTEGDKPLSSALNGTHLNNNFSGELREGKHSRKASPVPSPGGARKQGSRDGVKFQSKYNHSRSSSNDMLFEECESGPRTHPSKVPLPSSLSDSYGNNRGAFNTSMGSKMRASKSNSFEDAAGFCSPPYFEEEVDTNSVAAASAAAVLKAIEEAQARIKMAKEIMERKKDGLQDHVKMRFNDGPKTEERREGKLTDKTNKFSEEVRRKCAKDDAPMQVFGSSRMQNAKKAGEIPPDFRERDDLFVAIEAPAGTQGDKHNSTLMDHGQEEMKDLKADKGEGIETKVQSAKNFELKERILTMKMFEQPDENSENFKAFEEPHIQEEVERNFTQEEVEKKLNTVQGACEFKEGAYEQKSGQGAHDQGEYGKKLLVTGLQDEKEVTFKAVHGVEACEKKQRKQWERNANETKLKILLEEQEEGRMKPMVAVLQEEKEVTFKATLGVEAHQKKQRRLWAPNANENKLLMQELKDNEHMKIRLLKDEQVWLENEKKQKEVLEQKETVIRSEDVLEREENGAELSETSDYEENGKRSGVTCDNVESEKQQKEGCGLEVNDEEQEGVNGREGAEKTSAEALEQETVKVRINEFLSVEQSGKKLEEHVGLGAKERLLEAEENEPMLKQANQMGEIEKRLRESCEVGETENLQTEIDQREEDVKMKVTQEACDHFKNNLEAAYDIYTQDKIEIQSETLEASIDDVNNECLEVPSHEESGRVMEGIQASSEYKEMETEAIVVDLANDQEEEGIFEVETADIAQVLFEHDVIEKQVKDATEAQAFEYIGLNVGVSGMGVEELASESEEKFEDAEEVEGSINLGKDESDSESSNQERLVDNGENMESTEMTQNTQTSQSTEQYEENHSESLKTEGMEVEGTMQKEVELQKEWVEKIDLAKEKEIEREKERIAVERAIREARERAFTEAREKAERVAVQKANAEARRRAMTEAREMLEKASGEVNHKSSTDKTSVEARLKAERAAVERATAEARMRALEKAISDKAASKGRNQAVKSSGPYRENGMRNGSASNDSLSKRSGPTKEKFDGVNGEPVQRHKARLESHQRIAERAAKALAEKNMRDLLAQKEQAERNRLAEALDADVKRWSRGKAGNLRALLSTLQYILGPDSGWQPIPLTDLIATAAVKKAYKKATLVVHPDKLQQRGASIQQKYTCEKVFDLLKEAWNRFNAEER, encoded by the exons atgGAATACCAGAAAGTCTCCTCTGCTTCGTTCTCTAAGAAGTTCACGAAGAGGCATAGCCACAGCTTCAGTGGAACGAGTATTTACGACGGCGTTTTCAGTGGTCCAATGAAGGTTGCCTCTTATATAGAGGAAGACTACGGTGAGATATTTGGTGGCTCACGTAGTTCTTCGATTCCGGTCCTTGATGTTCCTGAGCTGAATGAGAGAAAGATTACGGTTGATGTTAAAAGCTCCAAGCTTGATTACTCGAAGATTTTTGGCGGTTTTCgagaatttgattttgcagtTTCCCATGAGGAGCTCTCTggtaaatcaaagaaaaaagacagtTTTGTTCAAGAAGCTCG gacTGCAGCTGAGACAGGATCATATCCCCCTAACTTTTCAGTGGAAAATAAAGTTTTGCCTCGTGAAGCTTCTTACCAGTCAATTGATGGTGTGAAGGAGTTCAAAATGTCTTATCATAAAGCCAaccaagaaagaagaaatgagACAACTGGGACAACACATGTAACTCAGCTCCATGCTGTTCCAGGCTATACTTGTTTAATCGATGGATTTTCTCCCTCCCGGATGACTGAGGGTGACAAGCCATTGTCATCAGCATTAAATGGAACTCATCTTAATAATAACTTCAGCGGGGAGTTAAGGGAAGGCAAACATAGCAGGAAAGCTTCACCAGTCCCTTCACCCGGTGGTGCTAGGAAACAGGGTTCTAGAGATGGTGTTAAATTCCAAAGCAAATACAATCACAGTAGATCCAGTTCAAATGATATGTTATTTGAAGAATGTGAATCTGGCCCTAGGACTCACCCTTCAAAAGTGCCACTGCCTTCAAGTCTGTCAGACAGCTATGGCAATAACAGGGGGGCTTTCAACACATCAATGGGTTCGAAGATGCGGGCTTCCAAGAGTAATTCTTTTGAAGATGCTGCTGGATTTTGCTCACCACCTTATTTTGAAGAGGAAGTAGACACAAATTCAGTTGCTGCTGCCTCTGCAGCTGCTGTGCTAAAGGCAATAGAGGAGGCCCAAGCAAGGATAAAAATGGCAAAAGAAATAATGGAAAGGAAAAAGGATGGTCTTCAAGATCATGTGAAAATGAGATTTAATGATGGTCCAAAGACTGAGGAGAGAAGAGAAGGTAAGTTGACagataaaacaaacaaattcagTGAGGAGGTGCGGCGGAAATGTGCAAAAGATGATGCTCCAATGCAAGTTTTTGGCAGCTCAAGAATGCAAAATGCAAAGAAGGCAGGCGAAATTCCCCCAGACTTCAGAGAAAGGGATGATCTTTTTGTTGCCATAGAAGCTCCAGCTGGAACACAAGGGGACAAACATAATTCAACACTAATGGATCATGGGCAAGAAGAGATGAAGGATTTGAAAGCAGACAAAGGGGAAGGCATCGAGACAAAGGTGCAATCagcaaaaaattttgaattgaaagAGAGAATTTTGACTATGAAAATGTTTGAGCAGCCAGATGAAAATAGTGAGAACTTTAAAGCTTTTGAAGAGCCTCACATTCAGGAGGAGGTTGAGAGGAATTTCACTCAGGAAGAGGTTGAGAAGAAGTTGAACACAGTGCAAGGAGCTTGCGAGTTTAAAGAAGGTGCCTACGAACAGAAGTCAGGTCAAGGGGCCCATGATCAGGGAGAATATGGAAAGAAATTATTGGTCACTGGGCTTCAGGATGAAAAAGAGGTGACATTTAAAGCAGTCCATGGAGTAGAAGCTTGTGAAAAGAAACAGAGAAAGCAGTGGGAACGGAACGCAAATGAAACTAAGCTGAAAATCCTACTGGAGGAGCAGGAAGAAGGTAGAATGAAACCGATGGTTGCTGTGCTGCAGGAAGAAAAAGAGGTGACATTTAAAGCAACCCTCGGGGTAGAAGCTCATCAAAAGAAACAGAGAAGGCTTTGGGCACCTAATGCAAATGAGAATAAGCTATTGATGCAAGAACTGAAAGACAATGAGCATATGAAGATTAGGTTGTTAAAAGATGAGCAGGTGTGGTTGGAAAATGAGAAGAAACAGAAAGAGGTACTTGAGCAAAAAGAAACTGTTATCAGATCTGAAGATGTTCTTGAGAGGGAAGAGAATGGGGCAGAACTATCAGAAACTTCTGATTATgaagaaaatgggaaaagaAGTGGAGTAACTTGTGACAATGTAGAATCTGAGAAGCAACAAAAAGAAGGTTGCGGGTTGGAAGTAAATGACGAAGAACAAGAAGGCGTCAATGGTAGAGAAGGTGCTGAGAAGACATCTGCTGAAGCTCTGGAGCAGGAAACTGTTAAGGTGAGAATTAATGAATTCCTTAGCGTGGAACAAAGTGGGAAGAAATTGGAAGAGCATGTAGGGTTAGGAGCAAAAGAGAGGCTTTTAGAGGCTGAAGAAAATGAGCCAATGCTTAAACAGGCTAATCAGATGGGAGAAATTGAAAAGAGACTAAGAGAGAGTTGTGAAGTGGGGGAAActgaaaatttacaaacaGAGATTGATCAGAGAGAAGAAGATGTGAAAATGAAAGTAACCCAAGAGGCTTGTGACCACTTCAAGAACAATCTTGAGGCAGCTTATGATATATATACGcaggataaaattgaaattcaaagtGAGACCCTGGAAGCTTCCATAGATGATGTAAATAATGAATGTCTGGAGGTACCCTCCCATGAAGAGAGCGGCAGGGTTATGGAAGGAATTCAAGCTTCATCTGAATATAAAGAGATGGAAACAGAAGCAATCGTAGTTGATTTGGCAAATGACCAGGAAGAAGAAGGGATATTTGAGGTTGAAACAGCTGATATTGCTCAAGTTTTATTTGAACATGATGTGATAGAGAAGCAAGTGAAAGATGCAACTGAGGCTCAGGCTTTTGAATATATTGGGTTAAATGTAGGAGTATCTGGTATGGGTGTTGAAGAGCTGGCTTCAGAATCAGAAGAAAAATTTGAGGATGCCGAGGAGGTTGAAGGTTCAATTAATCTGGGAAAAGATGAGAGTGACTCTGAATCTTCCAATCAGGAGAGGTTGGTTGACAATGGGGAGAATATGGAAAGCACAGAAATGACACAGAATACCCAAACAAGCCAAAGTACGGAGCAGTACGAGGAGAATCATTCTGAATCCCTGAAAACCGAAGGGATGGAAGTTGAAGGAACCATGCAGAAAGAAGTGGAGCTACAGAAGGAATGGGTGGAGAAAATAGATCTTGCAAAAGAGAAGGaaatagaaagagagaagGAGAGAATAGCTGTGGAACGTGCCATTCGTGAAGCTCGTGAAAGGGCATTTACTGAAGCCCGAGAAAAGGCAGAAAGGGTTGCTGTACAGAAAGCTAATGCGGAAGCACGTCGAAGGGCAATGACTGAGGCCAGAGAAATGTTAGAGAAGGCTTCTGGAGAGGTGAATCACAAGTCATCAACAGATAAAACTTCCGTGGAAGCCAGACTTAAAGCTGAGCGTGCTGCTGTGGAGAGGGCAACTGCAGAGGCCAGGATGCGTGCCCTAGAAAAAGCAATCTCTGATAAGGCTGCCTCCAAGGGAAGAAATCAGGCTGTAAAATCCTCTGGTCCTTACAGAGAAAATGGAATGAGAAATGGCTCTGCTTCCAAT GATTCACTGTCCAAGCGCTCAGGTCCTACCAAAG AGAAATTTGATGGAGTTAATGGTGAACCAGTTCAAAGACATAAAGCTAGGTTGGAGAGTCATCAGCGGATAGCAGAGCGCGCG GCAAAAGCTCTTGCAGAGAAGAACATGCGTGATCTACTTGCTCAGAAAGAACAAGCTGAGagaaat AGATTAGCAGAAGCTCTAGATGCTGATGTCAAAAGGTGGTCACGTGGGAAGGCTGGAAACTTGCGTGCGCTGCTTTCAACGCTACAATAT ATCCTTGGGCCTGATAGTGGTTGGCAGCCAATTCCACTAACAGATCTTATAGCAACTGCTGCTGTGAAGAAAGCATACAAGAAGGCCACACTTGTTGTTCATCCCGACAAGTTACAGCAGCGAGGTGCAAGTATACAGCAGAAGTACACATGTGAAAAGGTTTTTGATCTTCTAAAG